The Leucoraja erinacea ecotype New England chromosome 22, Leri_hhj_1, whole genome shotgun sequence genome includes a region encoding these proteins:
- the ucn3l gene encoding urocortin 3, like — MSFTKLVLLLMVCCTARTGFGNGVYKLNKSYSCDNELLSEAVKEEPPENSSKDKDTTYLPNDRSSFVEEKEKRTLPFSRYKYLTRTQLKRKMYQNTARSNRRTKFTLSLDVPTNILNILLNIAKVKNMRAKAAANARLMAKIGRR; from the coding sequence ATGTCTTTCACCAAACTTGTGTTGCTGTTAATGGTATGCTGCACTGCAAGAACAGGTTTTGGCAATGGAGTGTACAAATTGAACAAAAGCTATTCCTGCGACAACGAGCTGCTCTCTGAAGCAGTGAAAGAAGAACCTCCTGAAAACTCCTCAAAGGACAAAGACACCACCTACCTACCAAATGACAGATCTTCGTTTGTtgaagaaaaagagaagaggacaTTGCCATTTTCGCGCTATAAATATCTCACCCgaacacaattaaaaagaaaaatgtaCCAGAATACAGCAAGGAGCAATCGTCGAACCAAATTCACCTTGTCTCTCGATGTACCAACAAACATTCTCAATATTCTTTTAAATATTGCAAAGGTTAAAAACATGAGGGCAAAGGCAGCAGCTAATGCTCGTCTGATGGCAAAAATTGGTCGAAGATAG